In a single window of the Nodularia spumigena CCY9414 genome:
- a CDS encoding succinate--CoA ligase subunit alpha yields the protein MNLTPDSKVLIQGFSEFISATHIAQMKAYGTNLVAGVNPGCGGQKLHNLPIFDLVEEVVAKFGAIDTAIICVHPYQVLDAALEAIACNINQIIIITGGVPPLDMVQLLRKAETGETLIVGPYSPGIIVPGKILLGTQPSELYTPGTVGIVSRSSTLTYEVAWELTKAGLGQSISVSIGSDAIVGSSFLQWLQILDEDDTTQAIVLVGQPGGDSEEAAARYIIEAIDKPVIAYIAGRHAPRAKNWRQSGTLATVIGRDPNFGTAQSKLAAFKEAKVPVAERPSLIPELVKKGIKLVEKSH from the coding sequence ATGAACTTAACACCAGACAGCAAAGTATTAATCCAAGGCTTTTCTGAATTTATCTCAGCAACTCATATTGCTCAAATGAAAGCTTATGGTACAAATTTGGTTGCTGGTGTCAATCCCGGATGTGGTGGACAAAAACTCCACAACCTCCCAATATTCGATTTGGTGGAAGAGGTAGTGGCGAAATTTGGCGCAATTGACACAGCGATTATCTGCGTACACCCGTACCAAGTTTTAGATGCAGCATTAGAAGCGATCGCCTGCAATATCAACCAGATTATCATTATCACTGGTGGCGTACCACCCTTGGATATGGTGCAATTACTTCGCAAAGCCGAAACCGGTGAAACCTTGATTGTCGGTCCCTACAGTCCCGGAATTATTGTACCGGGGAAAATTCTCTTGGGTACTCAACCTAGCGAATTGTATACACCGGGGACAGTGGGGATTGTCAGCCGGAGTAGTACCCTGACTTATGAAGTTGCTTGGGAATTAACCAAAGCTGGTTTAGGGCAATCAATTAGTGTCAGTATTGGTAGTGATGCGATCGTTGGTTCATCATTTCTGCAATGGCTGCAAATTCTCGATGAAGACGATACCACACAAGCGATCGTTTTAGTCGGTCAACCCGGCGGTGATAGTGAAGAAGCCGCCGCGCGGTATATTATTGAAGCCATTGATAAACCAGTAATTGCCTATATTGCCGGTAGACACGCACCACGAGCCAAAAATTGGCGACAAAGTGGAACTTTAGCCACAGTTATCGGACGTGACCCTAATTTTGGCACAGCCCAAAGTAAATTAGCTGCGTTTAAAGAAGCTAAAGTTCCAGTCGCTGAACGTCCTTCTCTCATCCCAGAATTAGTTAAAAAGGGAATTAAATTAGTTGAAAAAAGTCACTAA
- a CDS encoding tetratricopeptide repeat protein: MSESLPIRDSASADLSVRYLTFIDEIIESTLKGKISSVEMVYQMLQKNIISGTGEVFELVLSDRLSSIQSQMDVETDELKKSKANRKLRAIKTIQSQWQRYSEQNKATEAIATAVREITTASTDERLTIFLRVIDPNQKHPPNTQQLQQLAKGLQQFAQVDADLPEISQGITRGLSTWQGLQDDLVSWMYEKNQQLGFGGVPGESGPWATWAKHVKSHVPQSLFRALAMGESAIEFAEKQSSISLSDWVEVALILQYLQRGLVNWFDQQAYNVQAGSKLSISTYLTFAVIWSQLASGFQSRAAYSNGCSQVMLQILRNFSQRPYFPLYGGIFASFAGNSLRDALDYLDEPLRRVEGTQEKARILTLLGYSQRALGQYERSIQFHQQALEIARNAGDRPCELANLNHLSRTYVQEKNYTEAINNSQRALMLSRQAGERTAEANALVNLGYSEVMQAQKLEQVETEVYESAINYLEQGLKLSEQLGDIQSKALCFSSLGIAYLVIGQSSAAIPYLENGFKTAQVSGDLYLQGRNLAYLSEAYYNLQNSEKAIYTGSLGMYLLEQIASNEWRQPAGLLTILQGQMGAEAFQSLLQQHRPKIMAIIGVDGYDYIPQLLEIYKENI, from the coding sequence GTGTCTGAATCTTTGCCAATCCGCGATAGCGCCAGCGCTGACTTGTCAGTTCGCTATCTTACTTTTATTGATGAAATTATTGAATCCACCCTCAAGGGCAAAATTAGCTCTGTAGAGATGGTGTATCAAATGCTGCAAAAAAATATAATTTCAGGGACGGGGGAAGTCTTTGAGTTAGTTTTGAGCGATCGCCTCAGTAGCATTCAAAGCCAAATGGATGTTGAAACAGACGAACTGAAGAAATCTAAGGCGAACCGGAAATTACGAGCGATTAAAACTATTCAAAGTCAATGGCAAAGATATTCAGAGCAAAATAAAGCTACAGAAGCGATCGCCACCGCAGTTAGAGAAATTACTACAGCTTCCACAGATGAACGTCTGACTATATTTTTACGGGTTATCGACCCCAATCAAAAGCACCCGCCAAATACACAACAACTACAACAGTTAGCCAAAGGTTTACAACAATTTGCTCAAGTAGATGCTGATTTACCAGAAATCTCCCAGGGAATTACTCGTGGTTTAAGCACTTGGCAAGGGCTGCAAGACGACTTAGTAAGCTGGATGTATGAGAAAAATCAACAGTTGGGTTTTGGTGGCGTTCCCGGCGAAAGTGGTCCCTGGGCAACTTGGGCAAAGCACGTGAAAAGTCATGTCCCCCAATCGCTGTTTCGCGCCTTAGCAATGGGAGAATCTGCTATTGAATTTGCTGAAAAACAAAGCAGTATTAGTCTGAGTGACTGGGTAGAAGTGGCGTTAATTTTACAGTATCTGCAACGGGGTTTAGTCAACTGGTTCGACCAACAAGCTTACAACGTCCAAGCAGGCTCAAAATTGTCAATTTCCACTTACTTGACCTTTGCAGTGATTTGGAGTCAGTTAGCCAGTGGTTTTCAAAGTAGAGCCGCATACAGTAATGGCTGTTCTCAAGTTATGCTCCAGATTCTGCGAAACTTTTCCCAGCGGCCATATTTTCCCTTGTATGGTGGTATTTTCGCCTCTTTTGCCGGCAATTCTTTACGAGATGCTTTAGATTATCTCGATGAACCACTGCGACGAGTGGAGGGAACCCAGGAAAAGGCGAGAATTCTCACGCTTTTAGGCTATTCACAACGAGCGTTAGGACAATATGAGCGTTCTATTCAGTTTCATCAGCAAGCGCTGGAGATAGCGAGAAACGCAGGCGATCGCCCCTGTGAACTTGCCAATCTCAACCACCTCAGCCGTACCTATGTACAAGAAAAAAATTATACTGAAGCGATAAATAATAGTCAACGAGCATTAATGCTGAGTCGCCAAGCCGGAGAACGCACAGCAGAAGCCAATGCTCTGGTAAACTTAGGTTACAGCGAAGTCATGCAGGCGCAAAAGCTGGAACAAGTAGAAACAGAAGTTTATGAATCAGCTATTAATTATTTAGAACAAGGCTTAAAGTTATCAGAACAATTAGGCGATATTCAAAGTAAAGCTTTATGTTTTAGTAGCTTAGGTATTGCCTATTTAGTTATAGGTCAATCATCAGCCGCAATCCCCTATTTAGAAAATGGTTTTAAAACCGCCCAAGTTTCCGGTGATTTATATCTCCAAGGGCGAAATTTAGCTTATTTATCGGAAGCTTATTACAATTTACAAAATTCAGAAAAAGCGATTTATACTGGTAGTTTAGGAATGTATTTATTAGAGCAAATTGCTTCTAATGAATGGCGACAACCAGCAGGGTTACTGACAATTTTACAAGGACAAATGGGAGCAGAAGCTTTCCAAAGTTTATTACAGCAACATCGCCCGAAAATCATGGCGATTATTGGTGTAGATGGATATGATTATATTCCCCAATTGTTGGAAATTTACAAAGAAAATATCTAA
- a CDS encoding ABC transporter permease: MEDLIKLDFVDLAIAVGLMAGAIGLSAWEKLGLELNLVTATGRTILQLLVLGYVLDFIFALDNVWGVLAILAVIITITAIVARNRISPKIPLVLPLVWGAIFISTAVTVLYANFLIIQPDRWYEPRYVIPLAGIVLGNAMNAAAIAGERLVSTMNAQSVEIETHLSLGATPQQAVSQYRKAAIRAAFLPTLNQMTLVGMVAIPGITTGQLIAGIRPIDAVSYEILIIFMVAASNLLTTILVTRGLYRQFFNSAAQLVR, translated from the coding sequence ATGGAGGATTTAATCAAGCTGGATTTTGTTGATTTAGCTATTGCTGTAGGATTGATGGCGGGAGCTATTGGTTTATCTGCTTGGGAAAAACTAGGACTAGAGTTGAATTTAGTCACCGCTACAGGCAGAACCATCTTACAATTACTCGTATTAGGATACGTTTTAGACTTCATCTTTGCTTTAGACAATGTTTGGGGAGTGTTGGCGATTTTAGCAGTAATTATCACTATTACAGCGATTGTTGCCCGAAACCGTATCAGTCCGAAAATTCCCCTAGTTTTACCCTTGGTATGGGGAGCAATTTTCATTAGTACTGCTGTGACAGTTCTTTATGCTAATTTCTTAATTATTCAACCAGACAGATGGTATGAACCCCGTTATGTAATTCCTCTAGCAGGGATAGTATTAGGTAATGCCATGAATGCAGCTGCGATCGCTGGGGAACGTCTTGTAAGTACAATGAATGCTCAATCTGTGGAAATAGAAACACACTTAAGTTTAGGCGCAACTCCCCAGCAAGCAGTTAGCCAGTACCGCAAAGCAGCCATTAGAGCCGCATTTCTCCCCACTCTCAATCAAATGACCCTTGTGGGGATGGTGGCGATTCCCGGAATTACCACAGGACAGTTAATCGCCGGAATTAGACCAATTGATGCGGTTTCCTACGAAATTTTAATTATCTTTATGGTTGCGGCTTCCAACTTGCTGACAACTATATTAGTCACGAGAGGATTGTACCGTCAGTTCTTCAACTCCGCCGCCCAGTTAGTCAGGTAA
- a CDS encoding DegT/DnrJ/EryC1/StrS family aminotransferase, which yields MFQSVNSIPAFDIKQQYATIEAEVSAAVLEVLASGRYIGGPLVESFEQQFADYHHVNNCIACNSGTDALYLALRALEIGTGDEVITTPFTFVATAEVISAVGAKPIFVDIETNTFNIDLPQVAAAITPKTKAIIPVHLFGQPVDMTALMDIANAHNLAVIEDCAQATGASWNNQKVGSIGHIGCFSFYPTKNLGGCGDGGAITTNDPEIAAKIRVLKEHGQKNRYYYEEIGVNSRLDSLQAAILQIKLRYLDIWNNQRRAIAAYYQQFLSKIPGIVAPKELAGGLSVWNQYTIRVLTEGRNGASATYRDSVRHQLQDRGVNSMVYYPHPLHLQPVYQSLGYQPGQLPVAELAAHEVLSLPMFPELTQEQQDQVIYALKDTLG from the coding sequence ATGTTCCAAAGTGTAAATTCTATCCCTGCCTTTGATATTAAGCAACAATACGCCACTATTGAAGCAGAAGTGAGTGCAGCAGTTTTAGAAGTTTTGGCTTCTGGGCGTTATATTGGCGGCCCTTTAGTTGAAAGTTTTGAGCAACAGTTTGCGGACTATCATCATGTAAATAATTGTATAGCTTGTAATTCTGGTACTGATGCGCTCTACTTAGCTCTACGCGCTCTGGAAATTGGTACAGGTGATGAAGTTATTACCACACCTTTTACCTTTGTCGCCACAGCCGAAGTTATTAGTGCTGTGGGTGCGAAACCAATTTTTGTTGATATTGAAACTAATACTTTTAATATTGATTTGCCGCAAGTAGCCGCAGCCATTACACCTAAAACCAAAGCGATTATCCCGGTTCACTTATTTGGACAACCTGTGGATATGACAGCACTGATGGACATAGCTAACGCTCACAATTTAGCAGTCATTGAAGATTGCGCTCAAGCTACAGGTGCAAGTTGGAACAATCAAAAAGTCGGTAGCATCGGACATATTGGTTGTTTTAGTTTTTACCCTACCAAAAATTTGGGCGGTTGTGGCGATGGTGGAGCCATTACCACTAATGATCCTGAAATTGCGGCAAAAATCCGGGTACTCAAGGAACATGGGCAGAAAAATCGCTACTACTACGAAGAAATTGGTGTAAATAGTCGTTTAGATAGTCTGCAAGCTGCTATTCTGCAAATTAAACTGCGTTATCTGGATATTTGGAATAATCAAAGACGTGCGATCGCAGCTTATTACCAACAGTTTCTCAGTAAAATTCCCGGTATTGTTGCACCGAAAGAACTAGCCGGGGGGTTGAGTGTCTGGAATCAATATACCATTCGCGTATTAACTGAGGGAAGAAATGGTGCGAGCGCCACCTACCGAGACTCAGTGCGTCATCAACTGCAAGACCGGGGAGTAAATTCAATGGTTTACTATCCCCACCCCTTACATTTGCAGCCCGTTTATCAAAGCCTGGGTTATCAGCCAGGACAATTACCAGTAGCCGAGTTAGCAGCTCACGAGGTTCTATCTTTACCCATGTTCCCAGAACTAACACAGGAACAGCAAGATCAGGTGATTTATGCCTTAAAAGATACCTTGGGGTAA
- a CDS encoding DUF561 domain-containing protein — translation MTIHSTLQRAFAERSVLKVISGLNNFDRDRVAATIKAAELGGATFVDIAADAALVQMAKNLINLPVCVSAVEPEKFVAAVNAGADLIEIGNFDSFYAQGRKFEAEEVLALTHQTRALLPEITLSVTVPHILELDQQVQLAEELIKAGADIIQTEGGTSSQPAHSGSLGLIEKAAPTLAAAYEIARVVSVPVLCASGISSVTAALAIASGAAGVGVGSAINQLNSEVAMIAAVRGLVEALAIANSRAIV, via the coding sequence ATGACAATACATTCTACTCTCCAACGTGCGTTTGCTGAACGTAGCGTTCTCAAAGTGATTAGCGGCTTGAACAATTTTGATCGCGATCGCGTTGCTGCTACGATCAAAGCTGCTGAACTGGGTGGTGCTACTTTTGTCGATATCGCCGCCGATGCTGCTTTAGTACAGATGGCGAAAAACTTGATCAATTTACCAGTTTGTGTTTCAGCAGTTGAACCAGAAAAGTTTGTCGCTGCTGTCAACGCTGGTGCAGATTTAATTGAAATTGGTAACTTTGATAGTTTTTACGCCCAAGGACGCAAATTTGAAGCTGAGGAAGTTTTAGCCCTAACTCACCAAACCCGCGCCCTCCTGCCTGAAATCACCCTATCTGTGACTGTTCCCCACATCCTGGAACTCGACCAACAGGTACAGTTAGCTGAGGAACTGATAAAAGCTGGAGCCGATATTATTCAAACCGAAGGCGGTACAAGCAGTCAGCCTGCACATTCTGGAAGCTTGGGATTAATTGAAAAAGCCGCCCCCACCTTAGCCGCAGCTTATGAAATTGCTCGTGTAGTTTCCGTACCTGTACTGTGTGCTTCCGGTATTTCTAGCGTCACTGCAGCTCTAGCGATCGCCTCTGGTGCAGCTGGTGTTGGTGTTGGTTCGGCGATTAATCAACTCAACAGCGAAGTAGCCATGATTGCTGCTGTGCGTGGCTTAGTTGAAGCTTTAGCCATTGCTAACAGCCGCGCGATCGTTTAG
- a CDS encoding Tab2/Atab2 family RNA-binding protein, protein MGSIWEIDFYSRPILDEKQKKVWEVLVCESPSDISTKPESLFRYAKYCPSTQVNSVWLRTALQEAIDKAGEAPIRIRFFRRQMSNMITKACQDVGIPAQPSRRILVLNQWLRQRMEEVYPQEPGYQGGTNPSVRLDSPLPQRLPDALEGKQWAFVSLQAAEFADMSEWDIGFGEAFPLELANVSPETRIPGVLIFSPRALPIAGWMSGLELACLNFDTKQGQRLVLETGATESWILANITNPQTLAEAKGYEQAKEKANGVHFIGVQSDPQAESFTGFWLLQNLNLA, encoded by the coding sequence ATGGGTAGTATTTGGGAAATTGATTTTTACTCTCGTCCAATTTTGGACGAAAAGCAGAAAAAAGTTTGGGAAGTCTTAGTTTGCGAAAGTCCTTCGGATATCAGCACAAAACCGGAATCTTTGTTTCGTTATGCCAAGTATTGTCCCAGTACTCAGGTAAATTCGGTTTGGTTGCGGACAGCGTTACAGGAAGCAATTGACAAAGCAGGGGAAGCACCAATCAGAATCCGCTTTTTCCGCCGTCAAATGAGCAATATGATTACTAAAGCTTGCCAGGATGTGGGTATTCCTGCTCAACCTAGCCGCCGGATTTTAGTTCTCAATCAATGGTTGAGACAACGCATGGAGGAAGTTTATCCTCAAGAACCAGGGTATCAAGGCGGGACTAATCCCTCGGTGCGCTTAGACAGCCCTTTACCTCAACGTTTACCAGATGCTTTAGAAGGGAAGCAGTGGGCATTTGTCAGCCTACAAGCGGCTGAATTTGCGGATATGTCAGAATGGGATATTGGTTTTGGCGAAGCTTTTCCTTTGGAATTGGCTAATGTGTCCCCTGAAACTCGCATTCCTGGTGTGTTAATTTTCTCACCCAGAGCTTTACCCATAGCAGGGTGGATGTCGGGTTTGGAGTTGGCTTGCTTAAACTTTGACACTAAACAAGGACAGAGATTGGTTTTAGAAACTGGTGCTACTGAAAGTTGGATTTTGGCTAATATCACAAACCCCCAAACTTTAGCAGAAGCCAAAGGTTATGAGCAAGCCAAAGAAAAAGCGAATGGAGTGCATTTTATTGGTGTGCAGTCTGATCCTCAAGCAGAGTCTTTCACCGGATTTTGGCTGCTACAAAATTTAAATCTTGCGTAA
- a CDS encoding TldD/PmbA family protein — MGSENLSQDTLAEQLLELAIKSGAEAAEVYQSRSLSRPVFFEANRLKQLETSQSEGTALRLWRNGRPGVTVAYGSVAAQTMVERALALSQLNQPEPVELVQNSQPSYPDIGSTVPLQLLVNWGKEAIALIRDVYPDVLCSSDWECDVETTRLVNSQGLDCYYTDTTLNCYMSAEWVRGDDFLSVADGQTQRDILHPEKLAHQILQRLDWAKGNVPPPTGGVPVLFTSKAADMLWGTAQAALNGKRILEVASPWVERLGKPVMSSSLTLYQDPQAGPYSCPFDDEGTPTKPVVFIQDGILQNFYCDRTTGKQLGINTTGNGFRPSFGSYPSPGLFNFLIQPGSASLQDLIEQMDDGLIVDQMLGGGNGISGDFSINVDLGYRVKNGQIIGRVKDTMVAGNVYTVLKQLVALGSDADWNGSCYTPSLIVEGLSTTGRI; from the coding sequence ATGGGTTCTGAAAACTTGTCACAAGATACACTAGCAGAACAGCTGCTGGAACTAGCTATCAAATCGGGAGCAGAAGCTGCGGAGGTCTATCAGTCGCGATCGCTTTCTCGTCCCGTATTTTTTGAGGCTAACCGTCTTAAACAGCTAGAAACCAGCCAATCTGAAGGCACAGCCCTCCGACTGTGGCGCAATGGGCGACCAGGAGTGACGGTAGCTTATGGTTCTGTCGCCGCACAAACAATGGTGGAACGAGCTTTGGCTTTGAGTCAGCTGAATCAACCAGAACCAGTGGAGTTAGTCCAGAATTCTCAGCCATCTTATCCAGACATCGGGTCAACTGTACCATTACAATTATTGGTAAATTGGGGTAAAGAGGCGATCGCTCTGATTCGTGATGTTTATCCCGATGTGCTTTGCAGCAGTGATTGGGAGTGTGATGTGGAAACTACTAGACTTGTCAATAGTCAAGGTTTAGATTGTTACTACACTGACACTACCCTGAATTGCTATATGTCAGCCGAATGGGTACGGGGTGATGATTTTTTGAGTGTTGCTGATGGACAAACCCAACGGGATATTCTCCACCCTGAGAAATTAGCCCATCAAATTTTACAAAGGTTAGATTGGGCGAAAGGAAACGTCCCACCGCCCACCGGTGGCGTTCCCGTGTTGTTTACCTCTAAAGCTGCTGATATGCTGTGGGGAACTGCACAAGCAGCTTTGAATGGGAAACGCATTTTGGAAGTAGCGTCTCCTTGGGTAGAACGCCTGGGTAAGCCAGTGATGTCATCGAGTCTCACCCTATACCAAGACCCACAGGCTGGCCCTTATAGTTGTCCCTTTGATGATGAAGGTACTCCCACAAAGCCTGTAGTATTTATTCAAGACGGAATTTTACAAAATTTTTATTGCGATCGCACCACAGGAAAACAACTAGGTATCAACACTACCGGTAATGGTTTTCGCCCTAGTTTTGGCAGTTATCCTAGCCCTGGCTTATTTAATTTCTTGATTCAGCCTGGTTCAGCATCACTACAAGACTTAATTGAGCAAATGGATGATGGCTTAATTGTGGATCAAATGTTAGGTGGTGGCAACGGTATTTCTGGCGACTTTTCCATCAACGTTGATTTGGGTTATCGTGTTAAAAACGGTCAGATAATTGGCCGTGTCAAAGATACAATGGTTGCCGGTAATGTCTACACAGTTCTCAAACAATTAGTAGCACTAGGTAGCGACGCTGATTGGAATGGGTCTTGTTATACCCCATCACTGATTGTAGAAGGGTTATCTACAACAGGTAGGATTTAA
- a CDS encoding chloride channel protein: MAISGLTQRFRLWLQPTRGLAIAEACIIGLVAALSAVFLKFGSGFLGTWRVQTSQIVPALLVLPTIGLSFGFIAGSLVNRFAPEASGSGIPQVKATLANVPITLSWRVATVKLISAIITLGSGMALGRQGPTVHVGAGLAAGMSRWVPTSPDHRRQMIAAGAGAGLAAAFNAPITGVLFIVEELLQDLSGLTLGTAIIASFIGGVVSRLLGGGSLQLNLELLQYASNFTLPEIPFFVLLGILAGFLGALFNRGLIASIKIYQNLHLSLPLKMALAGCISGLLVAMLPESFRDYAGLREYMIISEANITFAAIAFLSQFLLTLVAFGSGAPGGLFAPSLILGSCLGHLVGVSASYFLAVDSPTTYALAGMGGFFSAVSKVPITAIVIVFEMTTDFNLVLPLMIVSVAAYLVSDKVMPGSLYDKLLQLKGITITKAVSPEGILTKLTANDVMQHRVETLDADMTLEEAMQVFSRSHHRGFPVVENGKLIGIITQSDFVTKRDSDSYILSNSQSPKDVSLREIMIHSPITVKPKHHLSNVLYLLDRYQISRLPVVEGRKLVGIITRADIIRAQAEHLNYGNVTPESQPEPSYVVYQTRSPNIGRGRLLVPVANPETAAILLQMAAAIARDRHYEIECVQIILVSRHNSPSETSVRTAKSRRLLRQAEVLAKKWKIPLHTQIRVAHDPAEAILETIHERHINLILMGWKGETSTPGRIFGNVVDTIIRQATCDVMLVKLGNTPHSLLPIPHSPFPTPKFNRWLVTMAGGPNVRVAIKLLPALATLGDNPYIRLTQVFKPSQLKPDMTVLEQAIRILMRRRKLSSNVVAIPVQADSVAEGVINLVKTEGYDVVVLGASREGLLQQAVQGNIPEAIASGVDCTVILVRGAISS; encoded by the coding sequence ATGGCGATTTCTGGTCTGACTCAGCGCTTTCGCCTTTGGTTGCAACCGACAAGAGGTTTAGCGATCGCCGAAGCTTGTATTATTGGACTTGTAGCCGCCCTTTCTGCGGTGTTCCTGAAATTCGGCTCAGGATTTTTAGGAACATGGCGAGTCCAAACTAGCCAAATTGTACCAGCATTGTTAGTCTTACCTACCATTGGTCTGAGCTTTGGATTTATAGCTGGCTCTTTGGTGAATAGATTTGCACCAGAAGCTTCAGGGAGCGGTATCCCTCAAGTCAAAGCCACTCTTGCTAACGTCCCAATTACATTATCCTGGCGAGTGGCAACGGTAAAGTTAATCAGTGCTATTATCACCCTCGGTTCAGGAATGGCTCTGGGGCGACAAGGCCCCACCGTTCATGTAGGGGCGGGTTTAGCAGCAGGAATGAGTCGCTGGGTTCCCACCTCCCCAGATCATCGACGACAGATGATTGCTGCGGGTGCTGGTGCGGGTTTAGCGGCCGCTTTCAATGCCCCAATCACTGGTGTATTGTTTATCGTAGAGGAATTACTCCAAGATTTATCAGGGCTGACTTTAGGAACCGCCATTATCGCTTCCTTTATTGGTGGTGTAGTATCTCGGCTGTTGGGTGGGGGTAGTTTGCAACTTAACCTGGAATTGTTGCAATACGCCAGTAACTTCACTTTGCCAGAAATTCCCTTTTTTGTCTTGTTGGGGATTTTAGCAGGGTTCCTGGGTGCATTATTTAATCGTGGTTTAATCGCCAGTATTAAAATTTATCAAAATTTACACCTCAGCTTACCGCTAAAAATGGCTTTAGCTGGATGTATTTCCGGTTTATTAGTGGCAATGCTTCCGGAATCTTTCCGTGATTATGCGGGCTTACGGGAGTACATGATTATCAGTGAAGCTAATATAACTTTTGCGGCGATCGCCTTTTTATCTCAATTTCTGCTCACCCTGGTGGCCTTTGGTTCCGGTGCGCCTGGGGGGTTATTTGCGCCGAGTCTGATTTTGGGTTCTTGTTTAGGACATCTAGTTGGTGTATCCGCCTCTTATTTCTTAGCAGTGGATTCCCCCACAACTTACGCTTTAGCTGGTATGGGCGGTTTTTTTAGTGCTGTTTCTAAAGTACCAATCACAGCCATAGTAATTGTCTTTGAAATGACTACAGATTTCAATTTGGTACTACCTTTGATGATTGTATCTGTAGCTGCATACTTGGTTTCGGACAAAGTAATGCCGGGATCTTTATATGACAAACTATTACAGCTAAAAGGCATCACAATTACTAAAGCTGTTTCCCCCGAAGGAATATTAACAAAGTTAACAGCTAACGATGTCATGCAGCATCGAGTCGAAACTCTGGATGCAGATATGACATTAGAAGAAGCAATGCAAGTATTTTCCCGTTCCCATCATCGGGGCTTTCCAGTGGTAGAGAATGGCAAACTCATCGGGATTATCACACAATCGGATTTTGTCACCAAACGCGATAGTGATTCCTACATCCTGAGTAATAGCCAGTCACCAAAGGATGTCTCATTAAGGGAGATTATGATCCACTCCCCCATAACTGTCAAACCCAAGCATCACCTCAGTAATGTTTTGTATTTGCTAGATCGCTATCAAATTAGTCGCTTACCAGTGGTGGAAGGGCGGAAATTAGTGGGGATTATTACCCGTGCAGACATCATCCGCGCCCAAGCTGAACATTTGAATTATGGCAACGTTACCCCAGAATCACAGCCGGAACCTTCTTATGTAGTTTATCAAACGCGATCGCCTAATATTGGCAGAGGTCGATTATTAGTACCAGTAGCCAATCCCGAAACCGCCGCCATTCTCTTGCAAATGGCCGCAGCTATTGCGCGCGATCGCCACTATGAAATCGAGTGTGTGCAAATAATCTTAGTATCGCGTCACAATTCCCCCTCAGAAACATCAGTCAGAACCGCCAAAAGTCGCCGCTTACTACGACAAGCCGAAGTTTTGGCTAAAAAGTGGAAAATTCCCTTACACACCCAAATTAGAGTCGCCCACGACCCAGCCGAGGCAATATTGGAAACCATCCACGAACGACATATAAACCTGATTTTAATGGGCTGGAAAGGTGAAACTTCTACCCCTGGGCGGATTTTTGGCAATGTTGTAGATACCATCATTCGTCAAGCCACCTGCGACGTAATGCTAGTAAAACTGGGTAATACTCCCCACTCCCTACTCCCCATTCCCCATTCCCCATTCCCCACTCCCAAATTCAACCGTTGGCTAGTCACAATGGCTGGCGGTCCTAATGTCAGAGTAGCGATTAAATTATTACCTGCTTTAGCGACATTGGGGGATAATCCATACATTCGGCTGACGCAGGTGTTTAAACCATCTCAGTTAAAGCCAGACATGACAGTTTTAGAACAAGCCATCCGGATATTAATGCGTCGCCGTAAATTATCCAGCAATGTAGTTGCTATCCCCGTCCAAGCTGATTCGGTGGCTGAAGGAGTGATTAATCTCGTGAAAACCGAAGGTTATGATGTTGTGGTTTTAGGGGCTTCTCGTGAGGGATTATTACAGCAAGCAGTTCAAGGTAATATTCCCGAAGCGATCGCCTCTGGTGTAGACTGCACAGTCATCTTAGTCAGAGGCGCGATTAGTAGTTAA
- a CDS encoding class I SAM-dependent methyltransferase, with product MEYAKKNYQENDLDLISADAEQFEWSERFDIVTSFETIEHLYDPEKFLERIHNLLIPDGVFLLCVPLGETRHMDRYHLHAFSQEEMFALLKKTGFSVDWHHCDECFLTRSELLRWGKLYPESSPSINELLFSRRGWRIIYDFVFRGGFDIPQVLIYARRIN from the coding sequence ATCGAATATGCCAAGAAAAATTATCAAGAAAACGATCTAGACTTGATCAGCGCCGATGCAGAGCAGTTTGAATGGTCAGAGCGTTTCGATATTGTTACCTCGTTTGAAACTATAGAACACCTCTATGATCCTGAAAAATTTCTCGAACGCATTCATAATCTTCTGATTCCTGATGGAGTATTTCTGCTCTGCGTACCACTAGGAGAGACACGTCACATGGACCGATACCACCTTCATGCATTTAGTCAGGAGGAGATGTTCGCTCTTTTGAAAAAGACGGGATTTTCGGTAGATTGGCATCATTGCGATGAGTGTTTTTTGACTCGTTCTGAGCTACTGCGCTGGGGAAAGTTATATCCAGAATCTAGTCCATCAATCAATGAATTGTTGTTTAGCCGTAGAGGATGGCGAATTATATATGACTTTGTTTTTCGTGGCGGTTTTGACATCCCTCAAGTATTAATTTATGCTCGCAGGATAAATTGA